A genomic region of Chryseobacterium sp. KACC 21268 contains the following coding sequences:
- a CDS encoding carboxy terminal-processing peptidase, with amino-acid sequence MFKKIKFKKLLMFAPLMTLMFCFNSPQNDDEKMQTIMVSVKNTLSYLHYSPKPINDAYSQDVFDKYMENVDASKRYFLQSDIDEFKKHNTKLDDYLNNGNLVFYKLTIDRLYQRVDEIDKMTQDILSKPINLDENDELILEPKKRVNPADAKQQREEWKKYIKYNILQEMETLTSKEESQKKKKDSVVNNKLPDTIKYTPLSMEKKREKATAEVKDLITDSFRRFKKRKKMDWFSVYMNAYTEVFDPHTNYFSPKSKEEFDMQFTGKVIGIGALIQEKRGYLYLGELTIGAPAWKSKQLSAGDKILKVKSKPNEEAVNVVGMLSDEAVRLIRGEKGTPVTLTVEKKSDKTIKEVTMIREEVAIEDTFARSIAVTAKNGKKYGFIYLPSFNVDFEDAKGRNASDDIKAELIKLKKENVEGIILDLRSNGGGSLTEVGDIMGLFMNAGPYVQVKDSRGKVQTLSNKSNEPIWTGPLVVMQNELSASASEILAGAFQDYGRAAIIGSPSSFGKGTVQTFVELNRFLNTNDDFGALKLTIQKFYRISGESTQRKGVESDLKMKDFFSYSEVGERFDQFALPWDKIETTSYKKLTGLNIPQLQAELDKQLANNQNYKMLQESSEWKEALDKEETITLNQAKFNELMKTRKAQIEKFKGLDKFNNGLKFMVHPDELERIKKDEAFAKKTENWRKNLERDFYLEETVDVLSKIK; translated from the coding sequence ATGTTCAAAAAAATCAAGTTCAAGAAACTGCTGATGTTTGCGCCGCTGATGACGCTAATGTTCTGTTTCAACTCTCCTCAAAATGATGATGAAAAAATGCAGACCATTATGGTAAGCGTTAAAAATACACTTTCATACCTTCATTACAGCCCAAAACCTATTAATGATGCGTATTCCCAAGATGTTTTTGATAAATATATGGAAAACGTGGACGCATCCAAAAGATACTTCCTACAGTCTGATATTGACGAGTTTAAAAAGCACAATACCAAGTTGGATGATTATCTTAATAATGGGAATCTTGTGTTCTACAAATTGACGATCGACCGTCTTTACCAACGTGTAGATGAGATCGACAAAATGACCCAGGACATTCTTTCGAAACCAATCAATTTGGATGAAAATGACGAATTGATCCTGGAGCCAAAAAAAAGAGTGAATCCTGCTGATGCAAAACAGCAGCGTGAAGAATGGAAAAAGTACATTAAGTACAACATCCTTCAGGAAATGGAAACGCTGACCAGCAAAGAAGAATCTCAGAAAAAGAAAAAAGATTCTGTCGTCAACAACAAACTGCCGGATACGATCAAATACACGCCACTTTCAATGGAAAAAAAGCGTGAGAAAGCAACTGCGGAAGTGAAAGACCTGATTACAGATTCTTTCAGAAGATTCAAGAAAAGAAAGAAAATGGACTGGTTCTCAGTTTATATGAACGCTTATACTGAAGTTTTTGATCCGCACACCAACTATTTCTCTCCGAAAAGCAAAGAGGAATTTGATATGCAATTCACTGGAAAAGTGATCGGTATTGGTGCTTTGATCCAGGAAAAAAGAGGTTATCTGTATCTTGGAGAATTGACAATTGGTGCGCCAGCTTGGAAATCAAAACAATTGAGTGCTGGTGATAAGATCCTTAAGGTAAAATCAAAACCGAACGAAGAAGCGGTGAATGTTGTCGGAATGTTGTCTGATGAAGCCGTAAGATTGATCCGTGGTGAAAAAGGAACACCTGTTACTTTAACCGTTGAGAAAAAATCTGACAAAACCATCAAAGAAGTAACAATGATTCGTGAAGAAGTAGCGATAGAAGACACTTTTGCTAGAAGTATTGCGGTGACTGCGAAAAATGGGAAAAAATATGGTTTCATCTATCTTCCAAGTTTCAATGTGGACTTTGAAGATGCAAAAGGGAGAAATGCTTCCGATGATATCAAAGCAGAATTGATCAAACTTAAAAAAGAAAATGTAGAAGGGATCATCCTAGACCTTAGAAGCAATGGTGGTGGTTCTTTGACGGAGGTTGGAGATATAATGGGCTTGTTTATGAACGCTGGTCCTTACGTTCAGGTAAAAGACAGTCGTGGAAAAGTTCAAACTTTGAGCAACAAATCCAATGAACCTATCTGGACAGGTCCGCTTGTTGTGATGCAAAACGAATTATCGGCTTCGGCCTCAGAGATTCTTGCAGGTGCGTTCCAGGATTATGGAAGAGCAGCGATCATTGGTTCGCCAAGTTCTTTTGGAAAAGGTACAGTTCAGACGTTTGTTGAGCTAAACAGATTCCTGAATACGAATGATGATTTCGGAGCTTTGAAATTAACGATTCAGAAATTCTACAGAATATCTGGAGAATCGACTCAAAGAAAAGGTGTGGAATCTGACCTTAAGATGAAAGATTTCTTCTCATATTCTGAAGTAGGAGAACGTTTTGACCAATTCGCTTTGCCTTGGGATAAGATTGAAACCACTTCTTACAAAAAATTGACCGGACTTAATATTCCTCAATTACAGGCAGAACTTGATAAGCAATTGGCAAACAACCAAAATTACAAGATGTTGCAGGAATCTTCCGAATGGAAAGAAGCACTTGATAAGGAAGAAACAATCACATTGAACCAAGCCAAATTCAACGAACTGATGAAAACGCGTAAAGCACAAATTGAGAAGTTCAAAGGTTTGGACAAGTTCAACAACGGATTGAAGTTTATGGTTCACCCAGACGAATTGGAAAGAATCAAAAAAGACGAAGCATTTGCCAAGAAAACAGAAAACTGGAGAAAAAATCTTGAAAGAGATTTCTATCTGGAAGAAACGGTAGATGTCCTTTCGAAGATCAAATAA
- the surE gene encoding 5'/3'-nucleotidase SurE, with protein MSKPLILVTNDDGITAPGIRKLISIVNEIGDVIVVAPNSPQSGKGHAITINSTLSFEELNLDGPQKDFSCSGTPVDCVKMALDKILPRRPDIVVSGINHGSNSSINVIYSGTMSAAVEAGVEGLPAIGFSLGDLKWEADFDQAEDFIKDIILKTIENPMPKGVVLNVNIPNLKKEEIKGIKVCKQANAKWEESFDERINPHGRKYYWLTGYFNNMDQSEDADETALTNGFISIVPVKFDLTAYEYMNELNSIYQ; from the coding sequence ATGAGCAAACCATTGATACTGGTAACCAATGATGATGGGATCACAGCACCTGGAATTAGAAAATTAATTAGCATAGTAAACGAAATAGGAGACGTCATCGTGGTTGCTCCAAACTCTCCTCAAAGTGGAAAAGGACACGCCATTACGATCAACTCTACACTTAGCTTCGAAGAATTGAATCTTGATGGTCCACAGAAAGATTTTTCGTGCTCTGGAACACCTGTTGATTGCGTGAAAATGGCTTTGGATAAAATCCTTCCCAGAAGACCAGATATCGTAGTTTCAGGCATCAATCACGGTTCGAATTCTTCCATCAATGTCATCTATTCAGGAACTATGTCTGCAGCTGTGGAAGCCGGAGTAGAAGGTTTGCCAGCCATCGGATTTTCGCTTGGTGATCTGAAATGGGAAGCAGATTTTGATCAGGCTGAAGATTTTATTAAAGATATTATTCTGAAAACCATTGAGAACCCAATGCCAAAAGGTGTTGTACTGAATGTCAATATTCCGAACCTTAAAAAAGAAGAGATCAAGGGCATCAAAGTTTGTAAGCAAGCCAACGCAAAATGGGAAGAAAGTTTCGACGAAAGAATCAACCCGCACGGAAGAAAATATTACTGGCTGACAGGCTATTTCAATAATATGGATCAGTCGGAAGATGCGGACGAAACAGCTTTGACAAATGGATTCATCAGCATTGTTCCAGTGAAATTCGATTTGACGGCTTATGAATATATGAACGAA